Part of the Nicotiana sylvestris chromosome 2, ASM39365v2, whole genome shotgun sequence genome, cacctgTTCTGCAGCTTGCTCATTCATCTTATCTTTGCCTTTTTTCTCATGACTCTGTTCAACCACCATTTTAGTACGTTCTGTTGGTTCCTCTACCTCTAATGGAACTGGAGTGAATGGCGTGCTCTCCTTACTGGCTTGTATAATCTCCTGCTTTCTGTCTAAATATCTCCCATTCCTGAGACTTACTGCCATCAGCTGATTCGGGTTTTGCTCCTTGGGGTTTATGTTTGTGTCTGCATGCAAGGTTCCCTGAGGGCGGTTGTTTAAAGCCATAGACAGTTGTCTCAGCCGCGTTTCAATGTTCTTTATAGCTGAATCATGCACTGCCAACTTTTCCTGCACTTTATTATTTGTCCCAATGAGTTGCTGAAGCATACCCCTGATTTCCATCATGTTGTTATCTTGCTgctgaggaggtggttgatatatTAATTGCTGTTGATTTTGCTGAGGATAGCCCTATGGTTTCTGATATGGTACTGGCACTAATTGGCCTTGAGGGTGCATACCCCCAGGCTGTTGCATGTTTGGCCTGTACTGCTGATTTTGTGGCGGTCTCCACTGCTGTCCTCATTGTTTCTGACCCCCAAAGTTGttgacataattcatatcttctcTTGTCCCTTGATTTTCACCTTCTCCGCTCCATTAACACACATAATACTGATTAATACAAGGTGTACACAGTCCTCCATTTGTTGTATCAACAATGTGTACCTGTTttgtacccatctcatcaatcttcttTGTCAATATGCTCATCTGGGTCATGAGTGTGGCCATGTTCTCTGCATgcgaattatttgggtcaagaggaaCTGAATGCACTATGGGTGCCAATGTTGTACCTCTAGTCATCCACCCCGAATTTTGTGACATCTTATCAAGAAGGACTTTGCACTCGATGAATGTGTTACTCAAAAATGCACCTCCAGCTGAAGCATCCACATTTGCCTTTAGATTGTCAGCTAACCCCATGTAGAATCTCTGGCCGAGCATCTGGTCTGGAATGCCATGATGAGGACACTTCACCAGCATCCCTTTAAATCTCTCCCATATTTCTTGCAAGGTTCAGTCGGCTGCTGCTTGTATTGTAatatttcatcaatctgcctTGCAGTCTTGTTGGGCGGGTAGAACTTATTCAGGAACTGCTTTACTAATTCCTCCCAGGTGACAATGGAATTGATTGGGAGAGAATTCAGCCAGGTCTGAGCTTCCCCAGTCACAGAGAACGGGAACAACAATAGCTTGATAGCTTCTGGGGTCACATTTGGCTGCCTTTGAGTCACACAGATTGACAGGAAATTTTTCAAATGTTGTTGAGGGTCCTCAATGTATGACCCGGAGAATAGTCCCTTATTCCGCAGCAGATGCAGcatgttgttggtgatctggaatgtctcCGCTTGAATTGCGGGCACAACTATGACAGTTGCCAGGTTGTCAGCTGTGGGCTATGCTCAGTCATAAAGTGCAGCTTCGGGCACAAAAGGTGCCACTACTCTAACGTTGGGGTTTGCCGGCGGATCCCCAACGTTTCCAATGACGTTTTCTGCGTCACCCATGTAAAATTCGAGCTGGTGTTGTTGTTGGGATTGTTGGTTTCTCTTGTTGGCGCGGTTCAATGCCCTGAATATTTTCTcggggtctgagagtccttctagcagttctccagtcctcaaagaatttctaggcatacacctgaattccacaagagttcaaacgttagaatttcaatgaaaagattgggtatagagaaaactgactacactaaatttttttttacttctttcaattgtaattgacaacaccgttaattccccggcaacgacgccaaaatttgatatcgcccaactatgccttataaaaagacaCGCGaacattgcaaatataatctgagtaattCTACCCAGAGTCGaaccacagggaattaacctatcaattacttttgtcGGACTTACTAAATTCACAGAATCAATTTCCCCAACTTTGTGATTAACAAGTGATAGTATTTCTAACAACtaaaaactgaaaataattaacagcTGAAAATTAACTATGCTTGATGTGTAAACAATTGGAATAAGGTCTAAGGTAATGGTTTCCCCCGTTGTTGATTCCCCTGGTTGTATATGTCTTATAACTGTGATTTAGTTGTCTCTATCAATCACGAACTCTCCAACTATCATAAATCTTTCTCAAGCATTTATGATAGTTTACCAGACGCACCCTCTCAAGCTACGCTAGCTAGATTCGCATTACAGTTCACTTAGATTGCACCCGAGGTATCATTATCTCTAATCCAAcctctaaaccctcggttatgactctcgtctatactccgggagtgatgttgttcaaacaactacctaaatatgcactctttcTCAAGCAGATACATACTAAATAGGGACGGATAATTGATGGCCCTTTTAATTAACCACAATCAAAACGtagatgaacaaatagagattaacagCCAATTCAAAAGtatattaatataacaaccaagtcatccccaacgggtttcaccaaaaccttagattaaagtatttagctactcataacaacgATAAAAACTACCAAAGATTTCATAGTCATTGATAGAAGAATAACGTAAGGAGATAAAAAAATCGTTTTCCAAGTTGCCTCTTCGCCAAAAACTCGAACCCCCTTCTATATTGGACATGTTAAACCTTTTATAGTTTATGTGGATTTGCTTGGACTTTCGAAATTGCCCTTTTTAAAACATGGCTTCCGCATCTGGACTAGCGCGGGCGCGCTAGTGCCGCGCTACTgcccgcgctagtggggtttaATTCTGTTTTGGACTGCTGAACTAGCGCGGGCGCGCTAAGGCCGCGCTAATgcccgcgctagtggggttttccACTGCCAACGAGCTTTGTTCCCTTTTTTTGTCCACTAACTCCAATTTTTGCCCGGATCACCATCATAAGTCCTCATTTGATTATTGCACTCCTATGAAACATAAAAGTCACCATTAAAGctaatttttgcattatttaCACACTTACAACAGTAAAGTATCCTTAAGTTAGAGCCTGAACGTAGGCAAAACTATACACTTTAGCCTATTATCAGGTGCAACATGCacatttaggggtcgtttggtatgaggtataagaaggtacaAGGGTGGTATacaaatttaataccaccttaatattttgtttggttagcaaaccaggtaaaagttatcccggtgttaattttaacactgggataacttataccttatagaagatGGGATAATTAGTACCGacataacttataccttcttcttataaattatgcaattgtcattcttaatacaacataccaaacaatgaataaacaataatcccaacataactaatcccagcataacttatcccaatataaGTTATACCGAcataacttataccggtataaatcgtatcccaaccaaacagagtattaaagtggtattaaatttttataccacccatataccttcttatacctcataccaaacgatcCCTTAGGGGAGGCATAAATTTAATACCGGTATAAATCGTAGCACAAATGCTTTACAGGCCCTGACTGctcactctttttattttattttatctttttgcaGTGGGAATCCAAAAAGAGGCACAAATACTGCTCACTCTGTAGTTAGACCgaccatgttgtatggggcagagtgttggccggttaagaactcccaTATCCAGAGGATAAGAGTAGCAGAGATGTGGATGCTAAGGTAGATGTGCGGACACACTAGGatagacaagattaggaatgaagatattcgaaaGAAGGTGGGCGTCGCTcctgtggatgacaagatgcgggaagcgagactcagatggttcgggcacatgcAGAGGAGAAGCCTCGAGGcaccggtaaggaggtgtgagcggttggccgtggtgggttcgagaagaggtagagggagacctaagaagtattggggagaggtgatcaggcaagaCATGACACGATTGCacatttccgaggacatgacccttgataggaaggcctGGAAGTCAAACATTAGGGTTGTAGGATAGGGGTAGTAAAGCTTTCCTTACTTCATTCCGGGGGTGAGGCGGGGTTGGATTAGGGTTGGTCTTAGATGGCTTGCAGTTTATATTGGTCCCACACTATTCTTGTTGTTTGTCTTAGACCCGGGCCTTAGATTATGGTTACTGTTACTGCATGTTATTCATCTTTCGATTTTTATGTTTCTGTTACTATTTCGATTTCTACTGGATTTACTAATGAATTCTCTCCTCTTGTTTTTTTTAACTCTGTTTTCGTCTTatcgagccgagggtctatcagaaacaacctctctatcccgATCAGGgcaggagtaaggtctgcgtacatattacccccagaccccactatgtgGGATTTTATTGGATAGTTGTTGTTGCAGTGGGAATCCAACGTTTTTAGAGCCATTCTAGAAGCAAAATAGAGCGAGCAGTGCCATTATGTTGACCGGGTAGCATAGAATGGGATATGAATTTTAGGATGGTTTTGTCAATTGGAGAATCAAATCCACAAGTTGCATGAGAGTGTAGGAAATGCAAACACATCCAGTAAGTACATAGTAGGCTCAACGTACTCAGCTTCTTAATGCAGCAGTTTGCGCTCTTTAATTTCACGATCTTCAAAGTTACCTAGCAAAGTTACGTTCTTGCTATTGAAATTTGGACTTACGTTAATTGGTTATAGCCTTAAAGGATAGTGATGTGGACTAAGTGATGGATAAATAAAAGGCCTAATATTAAAAATTGTGTGTGGATAAGTGAGGCCCAATAACTATTGGCCTGTGATGGGTAGACACTCTTTATAAATAGAGGTCAACCCCCCTTTCCTAGCTATTTAGAAAAACCCTAGCGTATTCCGCCTCTTGAATACGTGGTAACAGTCAAGTTCtccaggctgtgagagcgcgtaGCTAGTGGATCGTGAAGTTGGTgtcaggctgtgagagcgcgtaGCTAGTGAATCGTGAAGTTGGTCTCACGCTTAATCGCCGTTTGTTGTCGCTGCTGAATCCATGGAGTTTAACGGTACGCTTCCTTAGACTCTAACTCAAGATTATGATATTATATCTGTATGATTGTGTCTTCGTCTCTTCTATGGCTGCGATTTAATAATCTAACAGTTGCTTCAGCTCCTTACTACGTACCTTGTCTACAAATCACAAAAGTTGTTGCTTCAGCTCCTTAATTTCACTATCTTCAAAGTTGTTGCACGCAAGTTTTGAACTTAATTTCTCAAGATATATACAGCTCCAGGCTCCTCTTTATCATTTTTAATACTCAAAACACACACACATAACATCAGGAATGCCTTTGAGTAATACAGATTGTTGTCTTCGTTCACATTCCAAATCCTTGTAGGATCATCCAAACAACCACAAATCCACGCACGGGCATCACAAGTTGATTATAAATAACTCCAATGCAGAAATTCAAATATAAATAATGCTGGATTAGTAATGCACAGAAATACATAGGCATACAATTAATGTCTTTGACTAATATATTATTGTCAGATCATAGAACTAAAACTCTTTTCCGTTTCTTCTAGAAAAAACTAAAAGGACCAAACATCATGCAACTTATAATGCCCGCCACAATAAGGTACAAAGCGTTCAACCGACTCAAACACCTGATATCCTCGTTTTCACTGCCCAGTTCCTGTTAAAGTCATgtttttctaggaatcatggccTTCAGCCAGCCCAACCTTTTCTCCATTTTCATTGTCACAAAAGTTTTCCTCCAGGTTGGATTTTCGAACAAGTCCACAGCAGCTTTATATAGACTCTGATTAACTCCTGGTGTGTTATTTAGAGCCACAACAGAATTAGCTGTTGAATATGGTTCATCATCATCAGAAGTGTTGACTTGTTTTGAATTGTCAGGACCAACACTATTTCTCTTATTGTCACCTGATTTTGGTGGCTGATCTGTAGACGACTTGCGTTTGTTTTGCCCACTAGAGTGGCTCGTTTCTGTTAATCCAGGATTGTTGTTGTGGATCTTGTATCCAGTAGAAGAAACAGCAAATTCCCCAGTAGCTTTTGGTTTGGTAAAAATATGACACAACTCCTCACATATAGGGCACCCATATTTTCTATATGGTATTATCTCAGGATGTACCTACAAAAGATTATTTCAttacaaaacaacaacaacaacccattataatcccactagtggggtctggggagggtagtgtgtacgcagaccttacccctaccctggggtagagaggctgtttccaaatagaccctcggcatccttccctccaagaactccccaccttgctcttgggtgactcgaactcacaacctcttagttggaagtggaggttacTTACCATCAGAACAACCCCTCTTGTCAAAACTGATAAAATATTGGATGAAAGTGATAAAATGGAACTGAAAATCAAACCTCAATGTACTCGGCCCACACGCGATCATCAACGTCAACCATCTTTCTCCGATTATCCCAACCAAATCCACCATGTTTGTAAAGTGGTTTCACAATCCGATAATGTTTTCGCAAAACAGACAGATGTTTCTTCAACTCTGCCTTATCAAAATTCAAACCACTGCATTGATTGAAGTCACTGACAACTTTATTCCATGTGTGATCATTGAAACTAGTTGGGATCACATCCAGTTGGTATTTCATTTCTTCAATCAATGAATCAacaaatattttttctacatgtGGAGGCCAATTTGGCATTGACCATACATCTTCAGCTGAATCTTGACCCATCTAAATTATACATAAATTAGTTGCAAATTTCAGGAATTAGAGAAAGGATACAGAAGCAGCTAGTTATAAGAAAATTGATTGTACTACAGGGAACAATTTGAAGTAGGAGCACCGTTCTCTCTTAGGTACGGTCTGATCTCTTGTTGAAGAAAAGAGATTAGGAAGGCATCAGAGAGTAGCTTGATATGTTTAAAATCACTAGAAATTCTTTATTCTTACAGTAATAAGGTTGACAGAAATACTGTTCTCAAAAGTTAGTAATGCATGAAATTCAAGAGCATAGAATAAATTTGATTTAGAAGATTCATATAGCTGATTGATTGATTGTTTTATCCAAGGAATTCATACGAATATGAACTTTCTACTTGGATCACTCTTATGTCGAAGTTGCATTTCCCTACAAACTACTTTACCTTTTTGTACTATGAACTAGAGCTTTAGTTCAAACATTGTTAAATtcctaactctgaaataatagcAGCTCATAATTTGATCTCTCAACCAGTCAAACCAGGCACAGCATAAAAGGACAGTCATAGTAAAAGATTGTATATATGCAGTAATCTCAGAGGACCCATCTAAATTATGCATAATTTATAGTATGCAAAATTCAAGGACTTCATTTAGGAGTTCTTTGCATTCTTTTTCATTTATTTGCATCTTATCCTTTACATTGGATTGGAAAATAGGAATAATCAAAGCAATTAAAAAGCACTACGGACTGCTATTAAAACTATAGCAATATATGCATCTTCAACTCCTTtttcaacaagaaaaaaaaacacatgTCGTTTAAGAACTATGCTAAATATTCTGTTTTTTGAAGCATTACTATTTTCTATTGTGCCTTCGAATCATACTATTCCTATTTACCTTATCCAGAAATGATGTGTGTACTGATTTTGCAAATAACCCAGTGAAAATTGAGAACAATGAAAGAATAAGATACCGATCAAGAAATGACTCATATACTATATATTACTAGGAGACAATAGCAAAACGTAAGAAATAAAAGACATTACGAAaataaatagtaaataagagTTTCACATGGGAACTGAAAGAAGATATTTGTGATAATCAAAAGGGTAACTCAGCAAAAATGATTAAAACGCAGAGAACGTAAACCAACATCGCAGAGAATGACAGTGTTCCGGCTTGTTTGGTGTTTGATAATGCAAACAAAAAAAACTTATTCTATAAAAGATCAATCCAAGTTAAAAGTCATCATACCCAAGCAGAGGTGGCCAAAGAAGATTGGTAGCCTAAAACCAATTTTTAAACTGGACcttataaaaaatttatttatatttttaattgaaGTCTATTTTTCTAGCTTTAGTGACTTGACCCTTGGACCGCCCTTGGGCAGGGGTATGGCGTCAATACAGAAACATGTCTTTTTATCTGCTAAGCTTTGGTGCATAGTATATTACCCGatataattattaaaaaataagcAAGTTGATCATTTAATAATAAACAAGTGTAAAATTATGGATTAAGCAGAAACAGTTGGTGATCTCGCAATTATAAAGAGTGAATGACGAACCGTGATCAGCTACGAGGCTCAACGATTCTTCTGGCTGGTTTTTCAGCTCCAGATGAGTAAATTGTTTTGAAGCTAAATATAGTCAAAACCCTATATTACAGGACGAGGAATTCTGATGTTGAATACTCAAACTTGCGCGGCACTTTTCCCTCTTAAAAAGTTACCCCTAAAACTTttggcaattttttttttttaactcctTTTCTGATCAAAtcatatttttttgtaaaaactgatttttttttgtGGTTGGTTGAAAAAGAAATTGCGTAAAAATGGAAATAAAGTTCCAAAACAAGTTTTTATTACTATATTTTTAGGCAAATTTAAGTTAAATTTGTGATATGAGGGTGTATTTTAACTTGAGCTTATAAAATCTTCAATCTTCCCTAACAAATCTTTAACTTTCACAAATAATATTTCCATTTAAAATGTTAAAATTCGGTATTTGCAATAATAATTTGTCAAATACTAAACTTTAAGACCCGTTTGTCCAtacatttattttttcttttttttttttctgattttttttcaaaaacgtGTTTGTCCATGAAATTTTGTAAGTTATTGAAGATTTTTCGAAAATGAGTTTTAAAAAAAAccactttttcaaatttttcagaATTTTTTCCCCACACACAAAAAGCAATATCTTTTCATGTGAAATGTATGTCAAAGCATAAATTCAAattccaaaaataatttttcaactTAACTTCAAATACTACTTTTTctcaaaaattataatttttatgtccaaGCGCCTATTTAGAAAAACTTTTTTAAGGAGTATTTCCAGTTACTTATATAGACTTAATTTATATATGCTTACGCAAATATTGAactttaatatttaaaatattgGTATTTAATAAACTTATTTAAGGAGTATTCATAGTCTATTATTAATTCGGATTAGCGCCAGATAGATCCACTGATGGGATTAAGATCTCTCCACTAATAAGTTTTTCATTCTGAGGGCCTGAACACCCAGTGAAGAAGTTTTTCagtaaaaatagcacgagctagccagttttcggactggtcattcaaaaatagctagcgttTACAAAGTCATTGAAatatagccactattttgctgcaacacgaaaagtttcagcataatatactggagatcagtgcacctgtgtatgaactttcagcataGTATGCTGGagctccaacacgcggaaagtgtcagtataatatactggagatctgagcaccggtgctccaatctccagtatattatgctggaccggcaGGGGCGTATTTACATGGTGGCAAGCGGTTTCACAGGACACCGCTTCGTCGAAATTTTTtactatttatatatataaaaataataagtaaaacaGAAATACAAGATAAAACTATTAAAAGTGATACCACTTGCAACAAAACATCTTAGTAGTGTAGTGGTTGTTAGCTTCAAGTATTATGTGAGAGGTCTTGGGTTTGAACTCCCTTGGtttgcaaaatattttttgactGTTACGACCCTTTTACTAGAAATAGTGACACCACTTATGAAAAATCCTGCGTACGCCACTGTGGAccggtataatatactggaactctagtatattatactgaaactccagggaattctagtatattatactggagtatttttccgaatTTTAGATAGTATTTtcttcagatttatctttacatgaaaagtggctaaatttcgattacttttgaaattgtggctatttttgaatgaccactcgTAAATctgattatttttgaattttttcaaaGTACTTAGAACACAGACAGAACACCCTCTAATTGAGGGTAGAGAAATCTCAATCATCACACTACAGCTGTCGATGTTACATTTGGTGACGCTTATTTCAACATTTGAGACAAATTCTCTATCGTGAACATCCCTTTATCAACTAGCGACCAATTACCTGTTAATTGTTATGATGTTTCTCTTTGGTCTTAGTTTTTTCCTTTTCCATAGGAAAGTTAAACATTTTTGAACTGCCATTTTGAAGCTAGTTCATCAACGCTCTCATTAAAGCTGCCGCATGTTCCTTAGGCAACTGCTAGTTTAATCCAGATTGTCTTTATCATccatctaatttttttttttttttttgaacaaacGTCTCCTGTAAAAGATTACTGCCCTACAGCTACAGTGTGAAATTTCATTTTGACTGACGAAGAAAAAACCGTTGTGGAGATAGATACTCAAGATGTCAAGAAATGTTAAATTCTTTTTGGGTAAGGTAATCTCCAATAAAAAGGTTAACTTTGTAGGTATGAAAATTACGATGGCCTTGGTTTTGGGTAAATTCGTATAGCTAGTTTTAAGGTCAACAAACTCGAGACCAATTTCTTTCAGTTTGTGTTTTAGGGTGATGAACATCAACAAGCCATTATCTCGTGGGAACTGGGAAGTCGATTAAATTAGGATTTGAAACAAAATGGATAAGGTTAAGGTACAAAAATTTACCTTAGTTGGGTTTCTGCTATGGTACATTAGGGCATAACGAGAAGAAATGCACTCAAAGAGAGAAAGACGTGCATTTTCTGGTAATCTCAAAAGTGATCAGTTAATTGGCTAAAAGCAGAGAACCATGCATCTTGTTTCTACGGAAAATGAAGGCGTCAAAGGCAAACTGATAGACGTGTTCAACATTTGGTATAGAAGGCACCGGTTCTACAGAAACTCAGCCTGGTAACATTAGAAATGATCTTCTATATAAATATACGGGATAAAATTGGTTTATATTAAATGCTCGAATGATTACATGCTACATGAAAATGGAAGCAGACGGAAGATAAAGGGAATGAAAACCAAGACCGAGGACAATATCTTAAGTTGGTATCAGGTAGATCCCGAAGGGAACATAGTCAATGGAAGCAATTTAATGAACAATATTCCTCAGTATTAAATATGCCGCCGTTGCagagaattttggcattcatGGCCTGCTATTACATATTCATCGATGACCCACATTATTGTTATTtgagaggggcttgatcctaagATCTTGTTCTCTAGATATAGCTATAAAAAGGGATTTCAACAACCTTTGTAACACACGAAATCTCTAGCAAAACTTATGCTATATTTTATTCTCAAGCTAAATAATACAACTTTACTTTCTGTCTAATATTGCTCATACCGTTGTCCTTGGAAACATTGCTCCCGGAGCCAGACTTGctatttcctttgatttttaCGCTGAATCTTAtctttagtttaatttgtttatcattttggatcaaatcagttcgcttgtctataaatcacgtaacaaattcaactgtatcattttacgggtaaacagtttggcgcccaccgtggggcttagGCAGTTGCATAATTGAGTTGATACTAGCATCTATCACTAACTTGTTTGATTTTTTGTTTCAtatcaaaaatctaaaaaaatggCAGCTAACAACGTGAACATCGCGCACAACGTTGAGGCACACGAAAATGTGTCTCAACATAAAGATTCAATCAGTGACACCCCCAATGAGGGGGACATAGCAACTCCGGCCCATGGGGGACAATATCCCCGACATGTGAGGGAAATGACTCCCGATGACGCTGAGGACGAGCATGTTGCGGAAACGGTAAGGATCTTGAGAGAGCAACAAAAAGCCATCATGGGCCCTGTTTCAAGGCAGTACCAGGTCATGCCGAAATTGAAGCAGGCATTATCACGCACTTCCAACAACGCAAACGGAAGATGACCATCTCTTACCGGTGTTCCCACAAATCAAGCAGCTCAAAGAGTTGATAACAACACTCCGAGGGGTGAGGTCGGCTTCGACGGAGCCGGGGGGATAGGTAGTGGATCTGGTCACGACAACAACAATGATCCTTTCAAAACCGAACTCATGAGATTCATGAGAGAAATTAACGAGCGGATGAATTAGAACGCGAAAGAGTTCCACACTCGAATGGACCAAATTCCAGGCGCACCACCAGTGTTAAAGGGCCCAGAGTGGAAGAAGTACACCTAATTGCCGTTTAAACCGAGCACATCACCGGAATTGATTCTGAAATGGTCCAAAATGTCGGACATACTGAAGTACGATAGGACTTCTGACCCTCAGGAGCATGTCACAACTTATACGATGACAGTAAAAGGAAACGACTAGGCCCAACATGAGAATGAGTCAATTCTGCTAAAGAAATTCGGAGAAACCCTCACGAGAGGGACTTTGACATGGCATTTGCTTTTACTCAAATATTCAATTGATTCTCTTGAAATGCtcgcagattctttcatcaaggcCCATGTCGGGGCCAAGAAGGTCCAGGCCCGGAAGGCGGACATATTCAGAATTTTGCAAGGAAAGTTTGAATTTCTATATGAGTTCGTGATTAGGTTCCAGAAGGAAAGGATGTTGTTACTAGCCGTGCCAGATGAATAGGCAGTTGAGATATTCACTAAGGGTTTGAACCTAAGGAGCTTTGATGCCTCCCGAAAGTTGAAAGAAAGCCTGCTCAGGTTTCAAGCAACGACATGGGTAGACGTCTATAACCGTTATGAATCAAGGATAAAAATAGAAGATGATCAACTTGGTTTCCCGATATCAACCAAGGGTTGGGATCGAGAAATGAATAGGGATAAATTCAAAGATGATTTTCAGACAGACCGACGATCTTCTAAGGGCCGATTCTTAACGTACGAGAGACCAAAGGACACGATAGTA contains:
- the LOC104231211 gene encoding L10-interacting MYB domain-containing protein-like, whose amino-acid sequence is MKYQLDVIPTSFNDHTWNKVVSDFNQCSGLNFDKAELKKHLSVLRKHYRIVKPLYKHGGFGWDNRRKMVDVDDRVWAEYIEVHPEIIPYRKYGCPICEELCHIFTKPKATGEFAVSSTGYKIHNNNPGLTETSHSSGQNKRKSSTDQPPKSGDNKRNSVGPDNSKQVNTSDDDEPYSTANSVVALNNTPGVNQSLYKAAVDLFENPTWRKTFVTMKMEKRLGWLKAMIPRKT